The following is a genomic window from Streptomyces chrestomyceticus JCM 4735.
CGAGCCCCAGCCCAGCACGAGGGTGTCGGCGCCCTGCGCGGCGGCGGCACCCTGGCCGTCCTGGACGGCCGCCTCCACCGTCGGGTCGTCGACCTCCAGGTCCGGCACCTCGACGCCGTCGACCTTCGCCTGGCGCGTCCGCACCATGAAGTCGTGGTTGGCCGGGTCGTAGGAGATGTTGCCCGTGCCGTCCTGCTTCTCGATGCCGCCGATCCGGTGCTCCAGACCCGGCGTGCCGGGCACCGCCCACGGCCGGGCGAGGGTCTGCTCGTCGCGCTTGTACGGCCAGAACACCTCGGTGCCGTCGGCCAGCGTGTGGTTCGTGCCGGACGCGAACTGCACGCGCAGGTCGGGCAGTTCGTCGACCTCCGGAATGCGCCACGGCTCGGAGCCGTTGGCCAGGTAGCCGTCGGACAGCAGGAAGACCGGCGTACGGTACGTCAGCGCGATGCGCGCCGCGTCCAGCGCCGCGTCGAAGCAGTCGGCGGGCGTCTTCGGCGCCACGATCGGCACCGGCGCCTCGCCGTTGCGCCCGTACATCGCCTGGAGCAGGTCGGCCTGCTCGGTCTTGGTGGGCAGACCGGTGGACGGGCCGCCGCGCTGGATGTCCACGATGACCAGCGGGAGTTCGAGGGAGACCGCGAGTCCGATGGTCTCCGACTTCAGCGCCACACCGGGGCCCGACGTGGTGGTCACCGCGAGCGCGCCGCCGAAGGCGGCGCCCAGTGCCGCGCCGATGCCGGCGATCTCGTCCTCGGCCTGGAAGGTCCGCACGCCGAAGTTCTTGTGCTTGCTCAGCTCGTGCAGGATGTCCGAGGCCGGCGTGATCGGGTACGAGCCGAGGTAGAGCGGCAGGTCGGCCTGCTGCCCGGCGGCGATCAGGCCGTACGACAGCGCCAGGTTGCCGGAGATGTTGCGGTACGTCCCCGTCGGGAACGCCTGGGTGGCCGGCGCGACCTCGTAGGAGACCGCGAAGTCCTCGGTGGTCTCGCCGAAGTTCCAGCCCGCGCGGAACGCGGCGACGTTCGCCTCGGCGATGTCCGGCTTCTTGGCGAACTTCTGCCGCAGGAACGCTTCGGTGCCCTCGGTCGGCCGGTGGTACATCCACGACAGCAGGCCCAGCGCGAACATGTTCTTGGAACGCTCGGCCTCCTTGCGGGAGAGCCCGAACTCCTTGAGCGCCTCGATCGTCAACGTCGTCAGCGGCACCGGGTGGACGTTGTATCCCTGCAGCGACCCGTCCTCCAGCGGGCTGACGTCGTAGCCCACCTTCGCCATCGGCCGCTTGGTGAACTCGTCCGTGTTGACGATGATCTCCGCGCCGCGCGGCACGTCCGCCAGGTTCGCCTTCAGCGCGGCCGGGTTCATCGCCACCAGGACGTTGGGCGCGTCGCCGGGGGTGAGGATGTCGTGGTCCGCGAAGTGGAGCTGGAAGCTGGAGACGCCCGGCAGGGTGCCGGCGGGGGCCCGGATCTCGGCGGGGAAGTTCGGCAGCGTCGACAGGTCGTTGCCGAAGGTCGCCGTCTCGGAGGTGAACCGGTCGCCCGTGAGCTGCATACCGTCACCGGAGTCGCCCGCGAACCGGATGATCACCCGGTCCAGGCGACGTACCTCTTTGCCGCCGTTCTTACCGCCGTCTGTACCGCCGTGTGTACCGCCGTTCTTCCCGCCGTCGGCGCCGGTCCCGGGAGCCTGCGGCTCCCGGGTGAGCGCTCCGTCGGCCTGCTCGGCTTGGCTGCTGACCTGGCTGGTCACTGCTTCGGACCTCCCTCGGGGCGGTGGCTCGGGACTCGTCGTGCCGACCGGTCGTCCCACGAACATCGTACGTGGGTAAGGGTCGCCTTCCCTGGGCCGATCACATGATGGACGCGGACGTGAGACAGCGTTCTGTCAACAATTGTCATGAAACAACCGCCCCCCGGCCCCCTTCTCCAAGACGCTCGCGTCTCGGCCTTTGGTTCTACTCCTCAGGTCCCGGACGGCCCACGGAGCCGCCCGCAACCTGCGTGACTGACAGCGTGTCGGTTTCTCAGGAGCCGAGATACCTGAGGACGGCCAGCACCCGGCGGTGATCCCCGTCACTCGGCGACAGTCCCAGCTTGAGGAAGATGTTGCTGACGTGCTTCTCCACCGCACCGTCGCTCACCACCAGCTGCCGCGCGATCGCGGAGTTCGTCCGCCCCTCGGCCATCAGCCCCAGGACCTCCCGCTCGCGTGGCGTGAGGTTCGCCAGCACGTCCTGCTTACGGCTGCGGCCGAGCAGTTGCGCGACCACTTCGGGGTCCAGCGCGGTGCCCCCCTCGGCGACCCGGACCACCGCGTCGACGAACTCCCGCACTTCGGCTACCCGGTCCTTGAGGAGATAGCCGACGCCGTGACTGGATCCCGCGAGCAATTCGGTCGCGTACTGCTCCTCCACGTACTGCGACAGCACCAGCACCCCCAGCCCCGGGTGATCACGCCGCAGCCGGACCGCGGCCCGCACCCCCTCGTCCGTGTGCGTCGGCGGCATCCGTACGTCCGCCACCACCACGTCCGGCAGCTCGTCCTCGGCCGCCAGCTCCCCGATGACCTTGATCAACGCGTCGGCGTCACCCACCCCCGCCACGACGTCGTGCCCACGGTCGGTGAGCAACCGGGTCAGGCCCTCCCGAAGCAGCACCGAGTCCTCGGCGATGACCACCCGCACCCTGTCCTCCACGGCTCTTCCCGCCCCCACAGTCTTGATATTTCCCCACCCTGCGCCCCCAGCATCCCAGCATCCGATCCCGCCCGCCCCCACCCGCCCCTAAACGACGGACACGACTCCGGACGGGGCCGGGGCGTCATTCGGGACCGGCCAGGGGCTGTGACGGGTGGGGCGGGCGGTGACGGGGGCTAATCCGGGCGGGGTGGGAGGGGGAGGGGACGGGAGGGGGAGAGGGAGCGGTTGGAGGTTGGGGCGAGTTGCGGTCCGGGCTGCTGGGCCGCTCGTGCCGCTCGAGCTGCTGGGCCGCTCGTGCCGACCGGGTTGCTGGGCCGCTCGTGCCGACCGGGTTGCTGGGCCGACTGGGCCGCCCGGACCGCCCGGGCTGCTGGGCCGCCCGAACCGCCCGCACCGTCCGTGCCCGACCGAACCGCCCGGACCACTCAGGTGGACCGGGCGCGGGCGGGTGGAACGGTCGGCCCGGCCCGGTCTGGTCCGGGCGGCCGGGTCAGGCGCGCCAGGGGAGGTCTGCCGTGATGTTGGTCGGGCCGCCCGGAGGAGAGTCGACGACCAGGAGGCCGTCGACCGCGCTGAGCCGCTCGGCCAGGCCCGCCAGCCCGCTGCCGGTCTCCGTGCTCGCGCCGCCCTGCCCGTCGTCCGAGACGAGCACCATGAGCCGGTCCGCCACCCGCCACACGTCCACGGAGGCGCCGGCCGCCCGGGCGTGCTTGGAGACGTTCTGGAGCAGTTCGGAGACGGTGAAGTAGGCGATGCCCTCGATGGCCGCGGCGGGGCGGTGGTCCAGGTCCACGGAGACCTTGACCGGCACCGTGCAGCGGGCGGAGAGGGCCGACAGGGCCGGGCCCAGCCCGCGGTCGG
Proteins encoded in this region:
- a CDS encoding response regulator transcription factor — translated: MRVVIAEDSVLLREGLTRLLTDRGHDVVAGVGDADALIKVIGELAAEDELPDVVVADVRMPPTHTDEGVRAAVRLRRDHPGLGVLVLSQYVEEQYATELLAGSSHGVGYLLKDRVAEVREFVDAVVRVAEGGTALDPEVVAQLLGRSRKQDVLANLTPREREVLGLMAEGRTNSAIARQLVVSDGAVEKHVSNIFLKLGLSPSDGDHRRVLAVLRYLGS
- a CDS encoding 2-oxoacid:acceptor oxidoreductase subunit alpha; translated protein: MTSQVSSQAEQADGALTREPQAPGTGADGGKNGGTHGGTDGGKNGGKEVRRLDRVIIRFAGDSGDGMQLTGDRFTSETATFGNDLSTLPNFPAEIRAPAGTLPGVSSFQLHFADHDILTPGDAPNVLVAMNPAALKANLADVPRGAEIIVNTDEFTKRPMAKVGYDVSPLEDGSLQGYNVHPVPLTTLTIEALKEFGLSRKEAERSKNMFALGLLSWMYHRPTEGTEAFLRQKFAKKPDIAEANVAAFRAGWNFGETTEDFAVSYEVAPATQAFPTGTYRNISGNLALSYGLIAAGQQADLPLYLGSYPITPASDILHELSKHKNFGVRTFQAEDEIAGIGAALGAAFGGALAVTTTSGPGVALKSETIGLAVSLELPLVIVDIQRGGPSTGLPTKTEQADLLQAMYGRNGEAPVPIVAPKTPADCFDAALDAARIALTYRTPVFLLSDGYLANGSEPWRIPEVDELPDLRVQFASGTNHTLADGTEVFWPYKRDEQTLARPWAVPGTPGLEHRIGGIEKQDGTGNISYDPANHDFMVRTRQAKVDGVEVPDLEVDDPTVEAAVQDGQGAAAAQGADTLVLGWGSTYGPITAAVRRVRRDGGRIAQAHLRHLNPFPRNLGAVLARYDKVVVPEMNLGQLATLLRAKYLVDARSYTQVSGMPFKAEQLAEVFKEAIND